The Magnetococcus marinus MC-1 genome contains the following window.
CTATAAAAGCTGGATTGACGACGCCGTGCATGCGATCCAGCACCCCACTCGATGAAGAGAAGTGGTCTTCAGCGACAAACCAGGCCAAAACAAACAGGAGAAGAGAGATGATTAACCTCACTCATACTCAACAGACCATTCTTAAAGCCGCTGCCCAGCGCCCAGACGGGTCGATCAATCCTTTACCAGAACGGATCAAAGGGGGCGCATCGGTAAAGGTGATCAACGCCTTGGAAGCCAAAGGCTTGATCGAGAACGTAAGCATCAACCCACCCTACCCCAACTGGGTTCTTACCAGCGCTGCATACCAGGCTATTGGCCAGGAGCCTCCTGCTCTACCTCCCGTCGAGAACCAGATCATCGACGCCATGACTGAGGAAACAGATACCCCGGAAGATCTCAAGCCTGGAATCTTCAGCAAGATCGCCCAGGATCACCTTTTTATTGACACGCTCGAGACCAGAAACTCTGACAGCCTCGACTTCCATAACGTCAGCGTCTGGGGCGTCCAGAGCGCTTTGGAAGCCGCCTTCCAGGCTGGGGTTGAAGCAGCACAACGCAAAACGCCCCGATCTAGAGGAACCAGGGTGAATTCCAAACAGGCCACCATGATCGAGATGATGAAGCACCCCCAAGGAGCTACCTTGGATCAAATCACTGAAGAGACTGGATGGGGTTCCAACACAATTAGGGGCGCGATCTCCGGCACTCTGAAGAAAAAGCTGGGGCTCAACGTCACCCGCGCAAAGGTCGATGGAATCACCACCTACCGCATCACGGAATAACGACGATTAACCGACTGATTTTGCTCTGTTTAAGTTGATGATAGCTGCGATTAGAGCGATAGTGTAATCCAAGAGAAAACAACAGCTTGGAGAAGCACCATGACTAAGATTGACACCATCCACGCCAAAGTGAACGCCACCATGCGAGAGGTTGAAGACAACTCAGAGATTCCTGAGAAGCTGGCCGCCCTGACCAAGCAGATCTTGGAGATCCACCGCCGCAACGGAGACCTTGGCTGGCTCAGCGACATGCTTCAAGAGATTGAAGTAGAAGACGCTCAAGCCTAAATCACGATCACCACCAACCAGAGCCAACCCGGATCAGCCGGGCGGTTCTGCTTCCAGATCAATACCCCGTTCCAAGGCTACATCCTCAAAACTTTTCCCGCCGGAACCATCCAAATAGACAATCTTCCCCGTGGCTTGAATGAACCGCTTTACCGCCACATCCACATAGACCGGTGAGATCTCCATGGCATGCACCCTCCGCCCAGTCATCTCCCCGGCCATGATCTGAGAGCCGGAGCCGCTGAAGGGCTCATAGCAGAGGCCACCTCGTTCCACATGCTGACGCATGGGAATGGCGAAACAGTCCAGTGGTTTGGGCGTGGGATGGTCAGGTCGCTCCTCACCGGAGAGCCCACGAATGTCCCAGACGGTGGAAAGGAACTCGGCGCCGTTGATCTTGGGCGGCATGTTGCCCTTGATCCAGCCCATCAAGCAGGGCTCGTGCTTCCACAGGTACTTGGAGCGGGTGAGGACACCTTTCTCCTTGTTCCAGATGATCTGCTGGTGCTGAAAGGCACCCATCTTTTCCCATACCGCTTCCAGCATTGCCTGCCGTTTAGATGCATGCCAGCAGTACCAAGCCGCGTTGGGCTCAATGGCGTGGTCGATGGCGGCGCGGATAAACCCCTCATAGAGCTCAGGCCCTTGGGAGGAGTCATCCCAAGTCACGCCGTAGCTATCCGACCAGTCCTTATTGAGGGATTCCCGCTTACGGCTCTCTTTGGAACCGGGATGATTGGTACCATCGTAATCCACCAGATAGGGAGGATCCGTGGCGAAGAGGATGGCCCGCTCACCGTTCATCAACCGAATCACATCCTCGGGATTGAGGCTGCTACCGCATAGGAGGCGATGCTCCCCAAGGATCCACAGATCCCCGGTTTTGGAAACCGGGTTGGCTGGAGGCTCAGGAACTACCTCATCGGCCCCCGCAGCAGTCCCACTGCCATCACCATCCATATCATCTGCAAAGCCGTCCAGCAGGTCCCGCATCTCTTCATCGGTGAATCCCACCAGGGAGAGATTGAATTCATCCTCCTGAAGCCGAGCAAGCTCTGCCGCCAGGATCGACTCATCCCAGCCACCATCCAGCGCCAGCCTATTGTCCGCCAGGATATAGGCACGGCGCTGAGCATCAGAGAGATGATCCAACACCACAACTGGCACCTGTGCTAGGCCAATGCGCTGGGCGGCAGAGAGACGGCAGTGACCGGCAATGATGCCATCCTTACCGTCCACCAGGATGGGGTTGGTAAAGCCAAACTCCACCATGCTGGCCGCCACCTTGGCGACCTGCTCATCACTGTGGGTACGGGCGTTGCCCGCATAGGGCAACAGCCGATCCGTTGGCCACAGTTCAATCCGTTCGGCCATGGCAGGGATCTCATTCATGCTTCAATTCCTCAAGGGCTTTTCTCAGTTCCTGATCCAACCTCTCCTCAATCGCTCCGGCATCATTTTCGGATGCCAGCACTGAGGAGAGCCGGTGGGGGATGGTAAAGAGCCGATCCCGTACCCGGCGGGCCAGATTGAATGCGGATACCTTCACCTCGTCACTGCTGACCAGTTGTTCCGAGCGCTCCTCAAAATCCAGTTTGACCAAGCGGGCGCTGTAGGCCTCCCGAATGGCCCGGC
Protein-coding sequences here:
- a CDS encoding DUF3489 domain-containing protein, which codes for MINLTHTQQTILKAAAQRPDGSINPLPERIKGGASVKVINALEAKGLIENVSINPPYPNWVLTSAAYQAIGQEPPALPPVENQIIDAMTEETDTPEDLKPGIFSKIAQDHLFIDTLETRNSDSLDFHNVSVWGVQSALEAAFQAGVEAAQRKTPRSRGTRVNSKQATMIEMMKHPQGATLDQITEETGWGSNTIRGAISGTLKKKLGLNVTRAKVDGITTYRITE
- a CDS encoding site-specific DNA-methyltransferase, which translates into the protein MNEIPAMAERIELWPTDRLLPYAGNARTHSDEQVAKVAASMVEFGFTNPILVDGKDGIIAGHCRLSAAQRIGLAQVPVVVLDHLSDAQRRAYILADNRLALDGGWDESILAAELARLQEDEFNLSLVGFTDEEMRDLLDGFADDMDGDGSGTAAGADEVVPEPPANPVSKTGDLWILGEHRLLCGSSLNPEDVIRLMNGERAILFATDPPYLVDYDGTNHPGSKESRKRESLNKDWSDSYGVTWDDSSQGPELYEGFIRAAIDHAIEPNAAWYCWHASKRQAMLEAVWEKMGAFQHQQIIWNKEKGVLTRSKYLWKHEPCLMGWIKGNMPPKINGAEFLSTVWDIRGLSGEERPDHPTPKPLDCFAIPMRQHVERGGLCYEPFSGSGSQIMAGEMTGRRVHAMEISPVYVDVAVKRFIQATGKIVYLDGSGGKSFEDVALERGIDLEAEPPG